The genomic window ATAAAAATGCCCTGGTGAAGATACCCAAGCCCGAATTCGTCGTTCTCTATAACGGTTTGGAAAAAATGCCGGAAAAGTGGGAACTACGGCTTTCGAACGCCTTTACGGGCTTGGAAGCGGGTGAAAAAACCTCCCTTGACCTGATTGTCACGGTGTATAATATTAATTATGGACAGAACATGGAATTGCTCCGAAGAAGCGAGAATCTGGCGGGCTACGCGCAGTTTGTCGCAAAGGTACGGGAAAATGCGGCTATGCCCTTGGAACAGGCGGTAACTGAGGCGATCCGGTATTGCATAAAAAACCGGATACTGGCGCGGTTTTTAGAAGAATATGGATCGGAGGTAACAAATATGATGTTTGGCGAATGGGACTGGGACGAGGCAAAGGAAGCTTGGCAGGAGGAGGCCCGGGAGGAAATGGAAGCGAAATACCAGCCCATACTGATAGAAAACCGACAGGCATTAGCGGAAAAGGACTGTGCAATCCAGGAACTTAGGCGAAAGTTGCAGGAAGCCGGGATAGATAGTTAAACCTAGGGCTTATTTTTCCTCCCTACCCCCTATGGACCCCTTAACTTAGTTTCGAGAACGCACAATACGAGGTATGGGGGCCTGTTGTGCGTTCTCCACTTCCTAGGGGGGCCATAGGGGGCCTTTGCCGCATAACGATGCATACCGCTTGGCGCTTAGTCAAGCATAATTTGGCGAACCGGCCCGGTGAAGCCATGCGCCCAAGAGGCACGAAAGCACACTTACAACTAGTACGGAGTGGGGTGTCAGGAAGGAAACGTATGGAGGGACCCTCTGGGAGGCCCCATACGTTTCCTTCCTGACAGGCCCCCCCTTACCATTTGTGTGCTTTCGAAAACCCAGTAGCGCATGGCTTCACC from Treponema primitia ZAS-1 includes these protein-coding regions:
- a CDS encoding Rpn family recombination-promoting nuclease/putative transposase codes for the protein MNTKYKDSVFTKLFNDEDSLRELYTALKGIDYDPAIPITINTLEDVLYMDRINDLSFTVGDKLVFVIEHQSTLNKNMPLRFLSYIPRVYEKIIARRAIYKNALVKIPKPEFVVLYNGLEKMPEKWELRLSNAFTGLEAGEKTSLDLIVTVYNINYGQNMELLRRSENLAGYAQFVAKVRENAAMPLEQAVTEAIRYCIKNRILARFLEEYGSEVTNMMFGEWDWDEAKEAWQEEAREEMEAKYQPILIENRQALAEKDCAIQELRRKLQEAGIDS